A genomic segment from Pararge aegeria chromosome 15, ilParAegt1.1, whole genome shotgun sequence encodes:
- the LOC120629872 gene encoding uncharacterized protein LOC120629872 translates to MLLQQTSSPGPSGTASPKLTPSRPNISPNFTTRLTGSPSLSDGASSSNSPRLGANSPKLGASPKYGSPRMGSGSPRMGSGSPRFEGRGALEDEVSLERIQTELKEGWTVHTGRDGRLYYCNHITRTASWLPPVENWPSRDSESTDEELPYGWEQALDSRGKPYYINHVNKTTTYVAPEGFSCESPPAPRDVVLERDAELGFGFVAGSEKPVLVRFVTDNSPSVGKLEPGDQILCVNGEDVSTAAREHVISAVRACSEKVTLRVCQPARSGNLTRRSAFLSAAKRARLRARPPRVRFADSVQLNGAPMYPPSAFSLGDLCLPPMANVLKVFLENGQTKSFKYDATTTVADVVTSLKDKLCIVAEEHFSLVVEHVKSLRRNKLTLLDPKESLARIAARPGSHKMRCLFRVVFMPSSAAELAQRDLAALDYLYMQCCNDVAQDRFAPELQPDVALRLAALHIHQHALAHNLSPAKITVKSVEREFGFERFVPGSLLESMKRKELRRLVAHFLKLNAQMTGSQRHLTQLQAKLHYLDIVGGLPSYGAKCFSSSRPERVLLVSPRFGLSQIVGRNNSVPQSIASLEEVEGVRVKSECSGSADVAIFLQRDRVLALLMEERDATEMPLIIAGYYRLATGRELNIELEREPMTEDIAPPYLSQHNVVPSKWSYLYYDDATILGKKHFAIFSMPPPYHSTPDQSKSSLDTNMNSSIANRNHSNNSSPLVGYETKPGLLGHDIHFEKCKRTEEFRLFDPNDACYLDDGMGFDLQSVLSMELLENASNPRLVEAKNEEVLRRVAEMQKLVENSEQYLTENCDVYNDIGYNGILRDELVGKETCVDHLESDTESINSRMSAADDAPGILKHSDSLLLLTETINQGLSGLTVAETEKECNGTDLTKRQTQGLSAILNNCGLTDALLALNNDVVYSESDNDSSYTPTSSPIRKHQTKASTKAVRTSFGLHSPDATLDNKESNLKEYLKQLREKSNREETASEFPFYYQGSIVDNDAELIDLTLIPPPQTPDELDCSTQVPQILPIVPPSFADDKDTEPNDIPRSNELEEFIANVTIQPPTVKITPAIELTPEEIMSYIIPPPPGSNSSTLDRDIASYVNQNEIVETKNEQNNCNDVKTSNGDVTRGVLSVSEIRSMFNAKGLSDARNSLLLKEKTKSQTKSDSPKCKRKSVTGEKQTNGIAHIIEYPTVERKGMFSCCSKDKNKSEDSSEAETEKIDGHIQNSDSMPDVCEIRPPPRRKSSEIRKPPERPPKTPPTPAPRPRSNSFTCPNNELSVVEITTNHFGTMNNRKLNYKVVCDLNEGPKSIPPQLPPRPENRVLSPPPPILLPPKKPPLPPVPSIEVLRMKNLQKLSPVRATERLASIGSPHFQRNLSTYRNLENENRLTDDESQSIRSTQNYSSMTLQNRHVRSNSETKSTILKNKEMSTALSLCSPQMNRRFSNRPDILNGAPVGDPRMFSPPLSERKPLRRDSASSAVKVQNHVRFKDDVIDDIPTPPSPPTVKFPECPAGNNGHVSIENLLCKTEVAVDGLLQRLHQVAQKCSHQHAHGGGEDIDEAKFQRARNELTSCAVSLVGASRTLVGALGASPATAPAPLAPPAPTALADCLAPLRRLADLAQALGRHTSAPLQTRNLVLRVHDVTAAFKDLAGAEMAHIIHEHNAKNSQGQDSNSSLEGQLALRAECLANVLATLLRSLRVFSP, encoded by the exons TCACATCACACGGACCGCGAGTTGGCTGCCACCAGTCGAGAACTGGCCTTCCAGAGACAGCGAGAGCACTGATGAGGAGCTGCCTTATGGCTGGGAGCAGGCGTTGGACAGTCGAGGGAAACCTTATTACAtcaa CCATGTCAACAAAACGACGACGTACGTGGCGCCCGAAGGCTTCTCTTGCGAGTCTCCGCCGGCGCCACGGGACGTGGTTCTGGAGAGGGACGCTGAGCTAGGCTTCGGCTTCGTGGCTGGTTCCGAGAAACCTGTGCTAGTACGATTCGTTACTGACAACTCGCCGAGTGTTGGAAAG CTAGAACCAGGCGATCAAATCCTCTGCGTCAACGGGGAAGACGTCAGCACGGCAGCACGAGAGCACGTCATATCAGCAGTACGTGCTTGCTCGGAGAAGGTCACGCTGCGAGTGTGCCAGCCTGCCAGGAGCGGCAACTTGACCAGGAGATCTGCATTTCTTTCAGCAGCAAAACGAGCAAGGCTGAGGGCCAGACCTCCAAGAGTTAGATTCGCTGATTCAGTGCAGTTGAATGGGGCACCGATGTACCCT CCCTCAGCCTTCTCCCTCGGCGATCTTTGTCTACCGCCGATGGCCAACGTCCTCAAAGTCTTCCTCGAGAACGGTCAGACGAAGTCTTTCAAATACGACGCTACTACTACGGTAGCAGACGTGGTTACCAGTCTCAAGGACAAACTGTGCATCGTCGCCGAGGAACATTTCAGCTTAGTGGTGGAACATGTAAAAAGTTTGAGGAGAAATAAACTCACTTTGTTGGATCCGAAAGAATCTTTAGCCAGG ATTGCGGCGCGGCCGGGCTCCCACAAGATGCGCTGCCTGTTCAGAGTCGTCTTCATGCCCTCGTCAGCGGCTGAGCTGGCCCAACGGGACCTCGCAGCGTTGGACTACCTGTACATGCAGTGCTGCAACGACGTGGCCCAGGACCGGTTCGCTCCGGAGCTGCAGCCCGATGTTGCGTTGCGGCTCGCCGCGTTGCACATTCACCAGCACGCGCTCGCACACAACCTGTCACCTGCTAAGATAACTGTCAAATCTGTCGA GAGAGAGTTCGGGTTCGAGCGGTTCGTGCCCGGCAGCCTGCTGGAGAGTATGAAGCGCAAAGAGCTGCGGCGCCTGGTGGCGCACTTCCTCAAGCTCAACGCGCAGATGACCGGCAGCCAGCGACACCTTACGCAGTTGCAG GCAAAACTTCACTACTTGGATATAGTTGGAGGTCTTCCTAGCTACGGCGCGAAGTGCTTTAGCAGCAGTCGCCCTGAACGCGTTCTATTGGTTTCACCGCGTTTTGGACTTAGCCAAATCGTGGGCAGAAATAACTCTGTG CCTCAATCTATTGCATCTTTGGAAGAAGTGGAAGGTGTTCGCGTCAAGAGCGAATGCTCTGGTAGTGCGGATGTTGCTATATTTTTACAGAGGGATCGAGTTCTGGCGTTACTTATGGAAGAGCGAGATGCAACTGAAATGCCTCTCATCATAGCTGG gtATTACAGGCTAGCAACTGGCCGAGAGTTAAACATTGAGCTTGAAAGGGAGCCTATGACGGAAGATATAG ctCCGCCTTACCTGTCCCAGCACAACGTAGTTCCGTCAAAATGGAGCTACTTGTATTATGATGACGCCACGATTCTGGGCAAAAAGCACTTCGCTATCTTCAGTATGCCGCCTCCATATCATTCCACTCCAGATCAGTCTAAATCTAGTTTAGACACTAACATGAACAGCAGTATAGCCAACCGTAATCACAGCAATAACTCCAGTCCATTAGTTGGTTATGAAACAAAACCTGGTTTATTGGGTCACGATATTCATTTCGAGAAATGTAAAAGGACCGAGGAATTCAGGCTTTTTGACCCTAACGATGCTTGTTATCTAGACGATGGTATGGGCTTTGATCTACAAAGCGTATTATCCATGGAACTGTTAGAGAACGCAAGTAATCCGCGCTTAGTAGAAGCAAAGAATGAAGAAGTGTTAAGAAGAGTAGCAGAAATGCAGAAACTAGTAGAAAACTCTGAACAGTATTTGACTGAAAATTGTGATGTTTATAATGATATTGGTTACAATGGTATTTTAAGAGATGAATTAGTTGGAAAGGAGACTTGTGTAGATCATTTAGAGAGTGATACGGAATCGATTAATAGTAGAATGTCAGCTGCTGATGATGCTCCGGGTATCCTTAAACATAGTGATTCGTTATTACTTTTAACTGAAACGATCAATCAAGGATTGAGTGGTTTGACCGTAGCTGAAACTGAAAAAGAATGTAATGGTACTGATCTAACTAAAAGGCAAACACAAGGACTGAGTGCAATACTCAATAACTGTGGTCTCACTGATGCTTTATTAGCTCTTAATAACGATGTTGTCTATTCTGAAAGTGATAATGATTCTTCGTATACACCGACCAGCAGCCCTATTCGGAAACATCAAACTAAAGCTTCCACTAAAGCAGTTAGAACTAGTTTCGGTCTACACAGTCCAGATGCTACGTTAGACAATAAGGAGTCTAATCTAAAAGAATACCTAAAACAACTAAGAGAGAAAAGTAATAGAGAAGAAACCGCATCTGAATTTCCATTTTACTATCAGGGAAGTATAGTAGACAACGACGCCGAGCTTATAGATTTAACTTTAATACCTCCACCACAAACTCCTGATGAATTAGACTGTTCAACACAAGTGCCTCAAATTTTACCCATAGTGCCACCATCATTTGCGGATGACAAGGATACTGAACCAAATGATATACCAAGGAGTAATGAACTAGAAGAATTTATAGCCAATGTTACTATACAACCTCCTACAGTTAAAATAACACCAGCAATAGAGCTTACTCCCGAAGAAATTATGTCGTATATCATTCCACCACCGCCGGGGTCAAATTCATCAACTTTAGATAGAGATATAGCTAGTTATGTCAATCAAAATGAAATTGTTGAAACGAAAAATGAACAGAACAACTGCAACGATGTAAAAACATCCAATGGCGATGTTACAAGAGGAGTTTTAAGTGTGAGTGAAATCAGAAGCATGTTCAATGCAAAAGGGTTAAGTGATGCtagaaatagtttattattaaaggaAAAAACCAAATCTCAAACGAAATCAGATTCCCCTAAGTGTAAAAGAAAAAGTGTAACAGGGGAAAAGCAAACAAATGGAATAGCACACATAATAGAATACCCGACGGTCGAAAGGAAAGGTATGTTTTCCTGttgcagtaaagataaaaacaaaagtgaagATAGTAGTGAAGCCGAAACTGAAAAAATCGACGGCCACATACAAAATTCAGATTCAATGCCCGACGTTTGTGAGATAAGGCCTCCTCCTAGGAGAAAAAGTAGCGAAATACGAAAACCACCCGAACGCCCTCCAAAAACGCCCCCAACACCCGCTCCCCGACCAAGATCGAATTCATTCACATGTCCAAATAACGAATTAAGCGTAGTAGAAATTACGACTAACCATTTCGGTACCATGAATAATAGGAAACTAAACTATAAGGTTGTATGTGATTTAAACGAAGGCCCAAAAAGTATTCCCCCACAATTACCACCTCGACCGGAAAACAGGGTTCTGTCACCTCCACCTCCAATACTACTGCCGCCTAAAAAACCACCACTGCCTCCAGTTCCCAGCATCGAAGTATTACGTATGAAAAACTTGCAAAAATTATCTCCAGTGCGAGCCACTGAAAGACTAGCTAGCATTGGTTCTCCGCACTTTCAAAGAAATCTCAGCACTTACAGAAATCTTGAGAACGAAAACAGATTAACTGACGACGAATCCCAAAGCATAAGATCAACGCAAAATTACAGCTCAATGACATTGCAGAATAGACATGTTCGTTCGAATTCGGAGACAAAAAGTactatattgaaaaacaaaGAGATGTCCACAGCTTTGTCATTATGCTCTCCACAAATGAACAGACGTTTTAGCAACAGGCCTGATATTTTAAACGGAGCTCCAGTGGGTGATCCTAGAATGTTCAGTCCTCCTTTGTCCGAAAGGAAACCTTTAAGAAGGGACAGTGCTAGTTCCGCTGTTAAAGTTCAGAACCACGTGAGGTTCAAGGACGATGTCATTGATGACATACCTACACCTCCTTCGCCTCCTACGGTGAAGTTTCCGGAGTGTCCGGCCGGGAATAATGGGCATGTGTCTATAGAGAATTTGTTGTGTAAGACGGAGGTTGCGGTAGACGGGTTGCTGCAAAGGTTGCATCAAGTAGCTCAGAAGTGTTCGCATCAACACGCACACGGTGGCGGTGAGGACATCGATGAAGCCAAATTtcag CGCGCTCGCAACGAGTTGACATCCTGCGCGGTGTCGCTGGTGGGCGCTTCGCGTACGTTGGTGGGCGCTCTCGGGGCTTCCCCCGCGACGGCCCCCGCCCCCCTCGCCCCCCCCGCACCCACAGCCCTGGCCGACTGCCTCGCCCCTCTGCGACGCCTCGCTGACCTCGCTCAG GCACTTGGAAGACACACATCCGCGCCATTACAAACCAGAAACTTGGTCCTCCGAGTCCATGACGTCACAGCTGCTTTCAAAGACCTAGCCGGTGCTGAAATGGCGCACATCATTCACGAACACAACGCCAAAAACAGCCAAGGCCAAGACTCCAATTCCTCATTGGAAGGCCAATTGGCCTTAAGAGCTGAATGCCTTGCCAATGTGTTGGCGACATTGCTCAGGAGTTTGAGAGTATTTTCTCCTTAG